The genomic DNA CGGAGCAGCAGAACTGCTTGGCCATGCTTATTTTCGTCAGTCTCTTGTGGGCGACAGAGGTTGTTCCTCTGTTTGTGACGTCGCTTCTCATCCCATTCCTCGTTGTCCTGCTCCGTATCATGACCTCGGATGAGAAGCCTCACCAGCGATTGGGTCCGAAAGAAGCGACCAGCGCCGCGTTTGCTTCCATGTGGACTCCGGTCATTATGCTGTTGCTTGGTGGTTTTACCATTGCGGCTGCGTTGTCTAAGTACGATATTGCGCGTCGGATGGCGATGTTTGTCCTGAGCAAAGCCGGAACCAAGCCTCATGTGGTGCTTTTGACGAACATGTTCGTTAGCATGTTCTTGAGTATGTGGATTAGCAACGTCGCGTCGCCCGTTCTCTGTTACTCGATCATTCAGCCTCTTCTGCGGAACCTGCCTCCTGATTCGAACTTCGCTAAAGCTTTGGTGCTGGGTATCGCCCTTGCCGCCAACGTTGGAGGTATGGCTTCGCCCATCGCATCACCGCAGAATATAATCGCCCTGCAGAACATGCATCCGAGCATCAGCTGGGGGACATGGTTCTTCATCGCTATTCCCGTGAGCATTCTCTCAATCCTCTGCGTTTGGGTCCTGCTCCTCGTAACCTTCCATCCTGGCCGCGGCACAACAATCGTCCCTATCAAAGCCGTGAAAGACCGCTTCACTGGCGTGCAATACTTCATCACCATAACCACCATAATCACTATCGCCCTCTGGTGCGTCAGTCATCAACTCGAGCACGTCTTTGGCGACATGGGCGTCATTGCCATCATCCCAATGGTTCTCTTCTTCGGTACGGGGATTCTTACAAAGGAAGATTTCAACAACTTCCTCTGGACAATCATCATCCTCGCCGCCGGCGGTCTCTGTCTTGGTAAATCAGTCACTTCTTCAGGTCTTCTGCACACCCTGGCCGGGGAGATCACCTCCCGCGTCGAACACCTTAGTCTCTATGGTGTACTGATCGTGTTTGCGGCTTTGATTCTGGTCGTCGCTACGTTTATCTCACATACCGTAGCGGCGCTCATTATGCTTCCGCTTGTGAGGCAGATTGGTGTTAGCATGGATGAGCCACACCCGAACCTGCTCGTTATGGCGAGTGCTTTGATCTGCTCGGTGGCTATGGCGTTGCCGACCAGTGGATTCCCGAATATGAGTATGTCTTGGCCCTTAGTCCCTTAATCCTCTAGCTGGTGTGGATATGATTAACTAACAAATTACAGCCGCCATCATGACCGAAGTCCCACAAACAGGCCAGCGATACCTCAAGGTCCGCCATTTCTTCACAAGAGGTATCCCGTCGAGTTTGGCGGCGTTTGCCATTATCGTTACGGTTGGATATGGATTGATGTATATTGCCGGGTTATAATCGCTTACAGATTTCCTGGATTTGTGAGTTGGGTATTGAGTTGGGATTAGACGTGTCGTGTGAGTTGATATATGCTTACTACCTTGCGAATTCGCCTCTTATCTTGTTATATTTGGTTGTTAGTTTACTTTATACCTTTTCGTTTGGGATATCCTTTTGTTTTATCAGTTGCATAGGATTTAGAGTTGGTATacaaggaagaggatgatgaattTATATGAAGTTCAACGTCATTATCATTGTAGCCAATACTATACATTGCGTAAGAATCCAAGGTGCTTATAATAAACATAAGAATGGATGCCAGTCTAGTCAACATCCTGCCCCATCTCGTATGTACCCAATCGAAGTCGTAAGTCAGATACTCATTAGTTACTAAACGAAAGCAAGTCAGCACAAACCCCCAAGTAGAAAAATACGACAAAAGAGGTAGAAATACTGACAGCAAACCCAAGGTCAAATCCCCATGAATCTTCGCCTTCAACTGCACCTCAATATCCAAATTCAGATCCAACCTCAACCGCAACTGCTcatccctcccctcctccttctcctccttcccaCTATTACCACCTAACACACCTCCAACAGCCTTGCCCGCACCGTTCACAGCATTCCCAGCGGTGTTCTGGACAAGATCGCCTGCTTGGTTTGCACCCCCGAGACCCGGGAGGGGCCCGCCGCCgttttgctgttgttggcgAGAACGACGTTGGCGACGGGGGCGTTCTGCTACAACAGGTGCATTCATGTCGCTGCGGTCGATGTTTTCGGTTTCTGGGTCTTGTCTGTATTGTGGTTGGGGGCGAGGTTTTCTGCGGCGTTGGGATTGCTCGGGTTCGGGTTGtggctcaggctcaggctcaggctcaggttCAGGTTCCGGGTCGGATTCTAATTGTTCTTGTTTTGTTTCGGTGTCTGGTTGAGACTCTTGGTTCTCTTGCGTGTCTGTGTTTTGTGTTGGCTCTGGTGCTTGCTGTGGTTGCTCTTGTTGAGGTGTTCCCGAGGGGTTCTGGCCCTGGTTCTGGGATCCCTGGTTAGGGTTGGGGGATTGATATTGGTTTTCTTGATCTGTCatcatgaagaaagaaatgaGAGAAGTTATATGTGCTTAGTTCTCGATTGCGAGGCCTTATGTtctcaaagaagaaaagaatgtATAGAGCAATTCACCTATATCACCCGCATATTATAGGCAAGGATGGAGACAAGATCTTAGCGTCCGACGTCAGACCCCCAAGACAGACAAGCGTCATCGCGGTATCTGAAACATGTGAACCGGGCATTGAGTTGGCCATAACCATATGATTTTTGCTCGATATGGGGTCAACAAGGGCCCGGTATGACGTCCGAACGGGACGTGCTCTCTATCTCGCAAAGCCGTTGGAAAGATCGTCCACCAATCTGATTTGGGATATAGTAGTTGAATATAATTAGACAAGATGCATGATTGAGTAAAGAATGCAAAGGCCAATCAAAGTAGAACCGGAGGATTTTGCATCGAGCCGTGTCGGTCCACTTTGACGCGCCGTTGAGGGAATGACGCCATTAATCTATCTCAACTTTGATTTGGATCCTTATCCACCCCGGAATTCGTAATGCACGGTATCGTCGGTACCATCGGGATTGTGAGAGAATATGCCGTCTATAACAGAAGTCATTGCGATTCTCAGCGGAAACGCCGGTTCTCAGGCACATGGCGGCCCATCCATGGAACATGCCCTATCGCAACCGACGCATTACCATGGTCAGTTTCATTAATGCCGCCCTACAACGGGAAATGCAAGCGAGAATGGTAAATTTTCCGGTTTGTGATGGCGTAGGCTATCTTAGAATAGTACCGGGTGTATTGGCTGGGCTATGACGATCTCGGGAGTGTCGCCTGATCTGTGATGTTTCTTCTGTATTTTACATTGACCCCAGATGTTATTGTCGCCGCCAACGTCATAGGCATAAATGTGGATTGTCGAGGCAGAGCTTCGGTTGAAATGATGTCGTTCCTCTAGACGGGTTATAGTAATGTACACTTGCCCACCTGGGAATCTTTCGGTCGTTATCTGGTGTACATTATTTGCTACTCATTACATATCTTCCGTCTATCAAGGCCTCTATCATCAATCGCATTCTTCCTTCACTGTTGTATAACATATTATTTCATCTGTCATTACCAAATCGACATCCCAGTCAGTATCCAAAATGGCCGCAGCAGAGAAGACAAGacaacaagaacaacaacaacagccaaCCCTCCAGCCGGAGGAGTACTCCGAAGCTGATTATGAGACCGATGGCTATGAATActccgacgacgatgaaCTCGCACCTCAGCCTCAAAAATTGAGCCAGCAAACGCAGTCGCGAagacaacagcagcaacagcgcAGAACACAAAAAGACGACTACgttgacgatgacgaagaatACTCTGATGACGATTATACCTCCGACGAGCTGTATTCCGACGAGTACTCTGACGACGATGACTATGCCGACAACAATGGCATCCAGGGCAATGCCATGCAGCCATATCAAACAGGCAGAGACGGAAAGTTGATAAACAGCAACAATATCTCCGGGGGAAACATTGAGGCTGCTCataagaaggggaagagcatagatgatgaagaaggaATGAAACTCAAGTTGGATTTGAATCTAGATATTGAGGTTGAGCTCAAGGCGCAGATTCATGGCGATATTACTTTGGCTTTACTGTAAGTCTTCCATTAATGTCAAAGGATTGTCGCTCAAAATACTTATTTTCCGATGGATGAGATGCTGAGGAATGTAGTGCATGAATTATGAATGTGTACGCCCCGGTTCATGATGCAAAACAACTGTTCTCTCATGATATTTTCATAAACTCCgtcttgtcttttcttctgttAGTGGCTAGAGATAATGATGAGTATATGTAATATATTCGCCTAAATAACTGCATCGTCTGCACATTGAGTAAATGGTATTAATTAGTGCATTGCCAGTCCCTGTATATGTAGTCTGATAACCTCACACTATCCTCATTCAAAAATTGCATGCTTTTCATTCATGCTTTCTTCTACGTCATGCAATAAGGTATCTGCCAGGCCAATACTGTGTTTTCGTGATATCTCGCTCATAAAAGTGACAGGAACAAGCTATCAATCGAGAATGAACTAAAATCTCCATAGAAGGAGAACGAATATATCTTCTCTTCCAAACGCAATCCTGGGTCTGATCAGATTCGCATTCGCCCCGTTTGAAGTTCCACACTCGACTGTGAGAGATTCAACACACTTCCAGACACAACCGCAGACTGCGAGCGAGGTATTCGGTCCAGCGAAAAAGCGGACGCCATGTATTTTTGAGAAATCAACTCATCTAGTCATGCGGAAACCCTGGCTCACAGAATGACTTCAAGACCCCAGAGCTTATAGCTACCACCAAAGCGAGCTTATGTTCGAGCTTGAGGCCATATGACCTCTATGGGTTCCCATGGGTGAAAGGAGTTCTTTCGCGCTGTCTTCAAATGCAGCACCATTATGCCACAACACCACTTATTCATTAAACAGAAGGATGGTGAATATCCTCTTGTCaatttgggggggggggggcgaATTTTTACGGTATGTTACAATGACCTTCTCGCTTGAAACGATCATGTAATTGACAACACTCAGACTCCACGA from Aspergillus chevalieri M1 DNA, chromosome 1, nearly complete sequence includes the following:
- the PHO91 gene encoding putative plasma membrane phosphate transporter Pho87 (COG:P;~EggNog:ENOG410PIQM;~InterPro:IPR001898,IPR004331;~PFAM:PF03600,PF00939;~TransMembrane:12 (o393-411i423-456o476-499i520-550o562-584i605-628o648-666i673-695o701-721i742-768o788-809i830-856o);~go_component: GO:0016020 - membrane [Evidence IEA];~go_function: GO:0022857 - transmembrane transporter activity [Evidence IEA];~go_process: GO:0055085 - transmembrane transport [Evidence IEA]), with translation MKFSHSLQFNVVPDWSAYYIAYSNLKKLIYSLEQEARRVNGQPYTDTESAPLLNDSNSSNSDVVFRRALDAELEKICSFFQFKESDIYDEVEDVTKEAENYAAQADGVNLDPVTESMIKARRSSVGRPDSIFRNNRSRSGIRDTVGDEEDDDADSDDDQAPSEAQGRLRSQYAESTNPGDGHTSELGDSQFLGDSRMMQSSRLLDQDDQFLSDPKLKELHNAGVLLKKRVVDVYVSLCGLKSYIQLNRTGFSKALKKYDKILDRSLRRDYMNSTVSPAYPFTDPVLEDLKGKIDHIEHIYADVVTTGNLQLARRELRLHLREHVIWERNTVWREMIGIERKAQAANVGIRRTLLGADDDPAAAQRQGDELEIRTKEVSTPLGRYNIPQWMCSLSFAALILIFVVFAILLAVPIMEKPEQQNCLAMLIFVSLLWATEVVPLFVTSLLIPFLVVLLRIMTSDEKPHQRLGPKEATSAAFASMWTPVIMLLLGGFTIAAALSKYDIARRMAMFVLSKAGTKPHVVLLTNMFVSMFLSMWISNVASPVLCYSIIQPLLRNLPPDSNFAKALVLGIALAANVGGMASPIASPQNIIALQNMHPSISWGTWFFIAIPVSILSILCVWVLLLVTFHPGRGTTIVPIKAVKDRFTGVQYFITITTIITIALWCVSHQLEHVFGDMGVIAIIPMVLFFGTGILTKEDFNNFLWTIIILAAGGLCLGKSVTSSGLLHTLAGEITSRVEHLSLYGVLIVFAALILVVATFISHTVAALIMLPLVRQIGVSMDEPHPNLLVMASALICSVAMALPTSGFPNMTAIMTEVPQTGQRYLKVRHFFTRGIPSSLAAFAIIVTVGYGLMYIAGL
- a CDS encoding uncharacterized protein (COG:S;~EggNog:ENOG410PSUX), which encodes MMTDQENQYQSPNPNQGSQNQGQNPSGTPQQEQPQQAPEPTQNTDTQENQESQPDTETKQEQLESDPEPEPEPEPEPEPQPEPEQSQRRRKPRPQPQYRQDPETENIDRSDMNAPVVAERPRRQRRSRQQQQNGGGPLPGLGGANQAGDLVQNTAGNAVNGAGKAVGGVLGGNSGKEEKEEGRDEQLRLRLDLNLDIEVQLKAKIHGDLTLGLLN
- a CDS encoding uncharacterized protein (COG:S;~EggNog:ENOG410Q212), with amino-acid sequence MAAAEKTRQQEQQQQPTLQPEEYSEADYETDGYEYSDDDELAPQPQKLSQQTQSRRQQQQQRRTQKDDYVDDDEEYSDDDYTSDELYSDEYSDDDDYADNNGIQGNAMQPYQTGRDGKLINSNNISGGNIEAAHKKGKSIDDEEGMKLKLDLNLDIEVELKAQIHGDITLALLA